One Fontisphaera persica DNA window includes the following coding sequences:
- a CDS encoding undecaprenyl-diphosphate phosphatase → MPEWLAVILLGVIEGITEFLPISSTGHLLLVEQYLPRQSDLFNVVIQAGAVLAVIPLFPERMAQIAQVRRWQEPATRDYLLKWALAFGLTCAGGFLWDKLGKKLPEEATPVALALFIGGIGFVVVEQWLKKRQGTAEVTWPIALAVGVGQLLAAIFPGLSRSGATILLALLLGMNRPAATEFSFLVGIPTMLAASSLKIFKAVHHPPPGAAPENWGLVLLGTLVSAVVSFVVVKWLLRFVQTHTFTWFGWYRIALGALVLWLGQ, encoded by the coding sequence ATGCCTGAGTGGCTCGCCGTCATTCTCCTGGGCGTCATCGAGGGAATCACCGAATTCCTCCCCATTTCCTCCACCGGCCATCTCTTGCTGGTGGAGCAATATCTTCCCCGGCAGTCGGACCTCTTCAATGTTGTCATTCAGGCCGGCGCTGTGCTGGCGGTCATCCCGCTGTTTCCGGAACGCATGGCCCAAATCGCGCAAGTGCGGCGCTGGCAGGAGCCTGCCACGCGGGATTACCTGCTCAAGTGGGCGCTGGCCTTCGGGCTGACCTGCGCGGGAGGATTCCTCTGGGACAAGCTGGGTAAAAAATTGCCGGAGGAGGCCACGCCGGTGGCCCTGGCTTTGTTCATCGGCGGCATCGGTTTTGTGGTGGTGGAGCAATGGTTGAAAAAACGCCAGGGCACCGCCGAAGTCACGTGGCCCATTGCCCTCGCCGTCGGTGTCGGGCAGCTTTTGGCCGCCATTTTTCCGGGATTGTCCCGCTCCGGCGCCACCATTCTGCTGGCCCTGCTGCTGGGCATGAACCGGCCGGCCGCCACGGAATTTTCTTTTCTGGTGGGAATCCCCACCATGCTGGCCGCCAGCAGTCTTAAAATTTTCAAGGCCGTGCATCACCCCCCGCCAGGAGCCGCCCCCGAGAACTGGGGGCTGGTGCTTTTGGGAACGCTGGTGTCGGCCGTGGTTTCTTTTGTGGTGGTGAAGTGGTTGTTGCGTTTTGTGCAAACGCACACCTTCACCTGGTTTGGTTGGTATCGTATTGCCCTTGGCGCGTTGGTGCTCTGGTTGGGCCAATGA
- a CDS encoding RDD family protein → MTWFYSQGGQQFGPVTDEEFQRLRREGVIGPATLVWREGLPEWVEYQSLAPAPTAPPPVDSLVSLPPVVSGQNVPADHRSCVLCGRYYPPEEVLPLNDLHLCAGCKPVYRQMVIEGLPLPASPTRLRFAPLGRRVVAFILDGIILYIMQLIMFIPASLGFGFLTNQMGPDNLGLFIAFQLFTNLVSMTLQMAYYVFFWHRYAATPGKMVCRLKIVRGDGSRMSLGRCFGRHFATWLSALTCCVGYLTPWFDEERRALHDFICDTRVIEAPPK, encoded by the coding sequence ATGACCTGGTTCTATAGTCAAGGAGGTCAGCAGTTTGGCCCCGTCACCGACGAGGAATTTCAGCGCCTTCGCCGCGAGGGCGTGATTGGCCCGGCCACGCTTGTTTGGCGGGAGGGCTTGCCGGAATGGGTGGAATACCAATCCCTGGCCCCGGCCCCAACCGCCCCTCCCCCGGTTGATTCGCTTGTCTCGCTCCCCCCGGTGGTCTCCGGTCAGAACGTGCCCGCCGACCATCGTTCTTGTGTTCTCTGTGGCCGTTATTATCCACCCGAAGAAGTTTTGCCGCTCAACGACCTCCATCTTTGTGCCGGTTGCAAGCCGGTTTACCGGCAAATGGTGATTGAGGGGTTGCCGTTGCCGGCCTCGCCCACACGCTTGCGGTTTGCCCCCCTGGGCCGGCGCGTGGTGGCTTTTATCCTCGATGGTATCATCTTGTACATCATGCAATTAATCATGTTTATTCCTGCCTCCTTGGGGTTTGGATTCCTGACCAACCAAATGGGCCCGGATAATTTGGGTCTGTTTATCGCTTTCCAGCTTTTTACCAATCTCGTGAGCATGACCCTGCAAATGGCTTACTATGTCTTTTTCTGGCATCGCTATGCGGCGACGCCCGGAAAGATGGTCTGCCGGCTTAAAATCGTGCGCGGGGACGGCTCGCGGATGAGTTTGGGCCGCTGTTTTGGCCGCCATTTCGCCACCTGGCTCTCGGCGCTCACTTGCTGCGTGGGTTATTTGACCCCCTGGTTCGATGAGGAACGCCGCGCCTTGCACGATTTTATCTGTGACACCCGGGTCATCGAGGCGCCGCCGAAGTAA
- a CDS encoding rhomboid family protein has translation MPGTTPLHLQRCFHHALREAVARCPSCGRFYCRECINEHQGRLLCASCLRRLLQAPAQKRRWPATVGRCAAALAGVVVAWLFFYAVGSLLIKIPSSFHEMKETSSWESQR, from the coding sequence ATGCCCGGCACCACTCCCCTGCATCTTCAGCGCTGCTTTCATCACGCCCTGCGTGAGGCCGTGGCCCGCTGTCCAAGCTGCGGTCGCTTTTACTGCCGGGAATGCATCAATGAGCATCAAGGCCGGCTGCTTTGCGCCTCCTGCCTGCGGCGTCTGTTGCAGGCGCCCGCCCAGAAACGGCGTTGGCCGGCAACGGTGGGACGTTGCGCCGCCGCGCTGGCGGGTGTGGTGGTGGCCTGGCTTTTCTTTTATGCGGTGGGAAGTTTGTTAATCAAGATTCCCTCCAGTTTCCATGAAATGAAAGAGACCAGCTCTTGGGAATCACAAAGGTAA
- a CDS encoding DUF4129 domain-containing protein, giving the protein MAARPKTGQETGAWQLLEEALALLRRLPAPAWASYAAGVVPFVLGLLFFWGEMSQSALAERHLATAALGMALLFVWLKAWQAVFCDALLALQGCQAAQNWSLHRVARMVILQAAVQPWGFLAIPLALVAALPFAWVWAFFQNLSVVGHGHQSSLRATVLEAWRCACWAPRQNHYLLSLLTLTALVVLLNWISAFALVPYLLKAWLGIETWFTRSSVAYWNLTFFATVGALTWVTMDPLMKAVYTLRCFYTQARTSGADIKAELRRLQSAFTPLWLLWLGLLPLGACASENTPQITPPSGSLPAAQLDQALDRTLQQREFTWRMPRVETKASAGDNAGFLSAFFEEIAATIDAWWQGVSLTLDRFERWLDRLLGRRRLPGWTPDSDGVQTDWLSPLRVILVLLLGVMLFVLVKWLWRRHRQRLQTALAGQAAVETPAPRPDLQKEEVSPALLPEEEWLAMSRDFAARGEWRLALRALYLSALAGLARRELLALARGKSNREYVRELARKTHQHPGLLEPFQGLMQDFERVWYGRHAADAQLYQRCEEHLSHLQNA; this is encoded by the coding sequence ATGGCAGCACGGCCTAAAACGGGTCAGGAAACCGGAGCTTGGCAGCTTTTGGAAGAAGCGCTGGCCCTGTTGCGGCGTTTGCCGGCTCCGGCTTGGGCTTCCTACGCGGCGGGAGTCGTTCCCTTCGTGCTGGGTCTCCTCTTCTTCTGGGGGGAAATGAGCCAGAGCGCGCTGGCCGAGCGGCACCTGGCCACCGCCGCCCTGGGCATGGCGCTGCTGTTTGTCTGGCTCAAAGCCTGGCAGGCCGTTTTTTGTGACGCTCTGCTTGCGCTTCAGGGTTGCCAGGCGGCCCAAAATTGGTCCCTTCACCGGGTGGCACGCATGGTTATTCTGCAAGCCGCTGTCCAACCGTGGGGTTTTTTGGCGATACCTCTGGCGTTGGTCGCGGCCCTGCCCTTTGCCTGGGTGTGGGCCTTTTTTCAAAATCTCAGCGTGGTCGGCCATGGCCACCAATCCTCCCTGCGTGCGACAGTCCTGGAAGCCTGGCGGTGCGCCTGCTGGGCGCCCCGGCAAAACCATTATTTGCTAAGCCTGCTCACTCTTACGGCGCTGGTGGTACTGCTGAACTGGATTAGCGCCTTTGCCCTGGTCCCTTATCTGCTCAAGGCGTGGCTGGGCATTGAAACCTGGTTCACGCGCTCCTCCGTTGCGTACTGGAACCTGACCTTTTTTGCCACCGTGGGGGCTTTGACGTGGGTGACCATGGACCCATTGATGAAAGCCGTTTATACTTTGCGCTGTTTTTACACCCAGGCACGCACCTCTGGCGCGGACATCAAGGCCGAACTTCGTCGCCTCCAAAGCGCCTTCACACCACTCTGGCTGTTGTGGCTGGGATTGCTGCCCCTGGGGGCCTGCGCCTCAGAGAACACCCCGCAAATCACCCCGCCGTCTGGCTCGTTACCCGCCGCACAGTTGGACCAGGCTCTCGACCGCACCCTGCAACAGCGCGAATTTACCTGGCGCATGCCCCGGGTAGAAACCAAGGCCTCTGCCGGGGACAATGCCGGTTTTTTGTCCGCATTCTTTGAGGAGATTGCCGCCACTATTGATGCATGGTGGCAAGGGGTTTCCCTCACCCTGGACCGCTTCGAGCGCTGGCTGGACCGGCTGCTGGGGCGGCGGCGGCTTCCCGGCTGGACTCCGGACAGCGACGGGGTCCAGACCGACTGGCTTTCTCCCCTGCGCGTCATCCTTGTGTTGCTGCTGGGAGTGATGTTGTTCGTGCTGGTCAAATGGCTCTGGCGCCGCCACCGCCAACGGCTCCAGACGGCGCTGGCCGGCCAAGCCGCCGTAGAAACACCTGCTCCGCGCCCGGATTTGCAGAAAGAAGAAGTCAGCCCGGCCCTGCTGCCCGAGGAGGAGTGGCTGGCCATGAGCCGGGATTTTGCGGCGCGCGGTGAATGGCGGCTGGCCTTGCGGGCACTTTATTTGTCCGCGCTGGCCGGCCTGGCGCGGCGCGAGTTGCTGGCGCTGGCGCGCGGCAAAAGCAACCGTGAATATGTTCGAGAATTGGCCCGCAAAACCCATCAACATCCCGGCCTGCTCGAACCTTTTCAGGGGCTGATGCAGGATTTCGAGCGGGTCTGGTATGGCCGTCATGCCGCCGACGCGCAATTATACCAGCGCTGTGAAGAACACCTGAGCCATCTGCAAAACGCATGA